The following coding sequences are from one Lolium rigidum isolate FL_2022 chromosome 6, APGP_CSIRO_Lrig_0.1, whole genome shotgun sequence window:
- the LOC124659149 gene encoding importin subunit beta-1-like, which yields MIPYAGHLLQFTEAVYKDSSRDESVTKAAVAVLGDLADTLGPISKDLFKSHLFHVEFLRECQDMDDEVRDTASWTQGMINQAIVS from the exons ATGATACCATATGCAGGCCATCTATTGCAGTTCACCGAAGCTGTCTACAAAGATAGTAGCAG GGACGAGAGCGTGACAAAGGCTGCGGTTGCTGTCCTGGGGGATCTTGCAGACACACTTGGCCCCATCTCCAAGGATCTGTTCAAGAGCCACCTCTTCCATGTTGAGTTCTTGAGGGAGTGCCAAGATATGGACGACGAAGTCAGGGATACGGCGTCGTGGACCCAGGGAATGATAAACCAGGCAATAGTTTCTTAG